One window from the genome of Penaeus monodon isolate SGIC_2016 chromosome 2, NSTDA_Pmon_1, whole genome shotgun sequence encodes:
- the LOC119583222 gene encoding uncharacterized protein LOC119583222 has protein sequence MWAPIHMRKIFVGGIDYTTTDESLKEHFSAWGEVVDAVVMKDPATNRSRGFGFVTFMNPDHVDAVQRARPHKVDGRLVETKRAVPRSDANSTILPTTNHPDATHTRIFIGGLPQDVKEDDLESYFAHFGRVTCVNIMYDKNSGRHRGFAFVDFNDYDPVDKVLLTRNHSIKGRPIDVKKAISKSDISKIKTLMSGVVSGPEASFLASLGGSGSNAGTPPATTPLPPPIGTLPALPGPSGATAINGAAMGRASGQSLAPAINNAVTTTAAHATVPNTGMVPPVAPLTHPFFPRLPLAGLPGFSAQLRSGWQYSVSGNAEVLRNTAGAASNRPSGAPPLATAAPVAGTGPSVLTGGESDAESEGSAEDQVMDTEDGGSEAWGGAGVEDTCPAGARLLIIEPFYGGSHKQLISLLRNDESVIGNEEAALFTLPSKKWHWRARTAALYFYQKIPQTHDFKTLFASSTLNLCELIGLRPDLGRLRKILYFHENQLVYPVRKQKDRDFQYGYNQILSCLIADVIVFNSQYNLESFLREIPRHLKLQPDHRPDSHAITQLIRDKSQVAYFPVNIAHKTRCPKDALEPLHIIWPHRWEHDKDPDTMFQVLYQLVEAGLNFRLSVLGQSYSDNPPIFAEARQRLANYITHWGYAENKEKYWEVLHSGDVVVSTAHHEFFGVAMLEAVGAGCFPLCPNRLVYPEIFPQECLYNTTQQLQKSLAQWCSRPQLVRSKKVNLDLNTFSWATLKQQYIDLLA, from the exons ATGTGGGCCCCAATACACATGCGTAAGATATTTGTGGGGGGGATTGACTACACAACCACAGATGAGAGCCTAAAGGAACATTTCTCAGCATGGGGAGAGGTGGTGGACGCAGTGGTAATGAAGGACCCGGCAACAAACAG GTCCAGAGGTTTTGGGTTTGTGACCTTCATGAATCCAGATCACGTGGATGCAGTCCAGCGAGCGAGGCCACACAAGGTGGATGGAAGGCTTGTGGAAACAAAGCGAGCGGTCCCTCGCAGTGATGCAAATAGCACGATACTTCCAACTACGAATCATCCAGATGCCACTCACACTAGGATTTTTATAGGAGGCTTGCCACAG GATGTGAAAGAAGATGATTTAGAATCATACTTTGCACACTTTGGCCGAGTGACATGTGTGAACATCATGTATGACAAGAACAGCGGCCGCCATCGGGGATTTGCCTTTGTTGATTTCAATGATTATGATCCTGTTGACAAAGTTTTAT TAACACGCAATCATTCAATCAAGGGCCGACCAATCGATGTCAAAAAGGCAATTAGCAAATCAGATATTAGCAAGATAAAGACTCTAATGTCAGGAGTGGTGAGTGGACCAGAAGCATCTTTTCTGGCAAGTTTAGGAGGCTCAGGTTCCAATGCTGGCACTCCCCCTGCTACAACTCCTCTGCCACCTCCAATTGGCACATTGCCTGCCCTCCCAGGACCCTCAGGGGCCACAGCAATAAATGGGGCAGCAATGGGACGTGCCTCAGGACAAAGTCTAGCTCCAGCCATAAATAATGCTGTGACTACCACAGCAGCTCATGCCACTGTACCTAATACAGGGATGGTCCCCCCTGTTGCACCTCTGACTCATCCATTCTTCCCTCGGCTCCCTTTGGCTGGGCTCCCAGGGTTCTCAGCTCAGTTGCGGTCAGGCTGGCAGTACAGTGTCTCTGGCAATGCAGAAGTATTAAGAAATACTGCAG GTGCTGCAAGCAACAGACCTTCAGGAGCTCCACCTCTAGCCACAGCAGCTCCTGTGGCAGGCACTGGACCCTCTGTACTCACAGGAGGAGAGAGTGATGCAGAGTCTGAGGGGTCAGCTGAAGATCAGGTAATGGACACAGAAGATGGGGGAAGTGAAGCCTGGGGAGGAGCAGGGGTGGAGGACACATGTCCAGCAGGCGCCCGGCTCCTCATCATTGAGCCTTTCTACGGGGGCTCTCACAAACAGCTAATCTCTTTACTCAGAAATG ATGAATCAGTGATTGGAAATGAGGAAGCAGCATTGTTCACCTTGCCTAGCAAAAAATGGCACTGGAGAGCTCGTACAGCTGCCTTGTACTTTTATCAGAAAATTCCACAGACACATGACTTTAAG ACTCTTTTTGCATCCTCTACATTGAATTTATGTGAACTGATTGGCTTGAGACCTGACTTAGGAAGATTAAGGAAAATTCTCTATTTCCATGAAAATCAGTTAGTATATCCAGTCAGAAAACAGAAGGACCGAGATTTTCAGTATGGATACAACCAGATTTTGTCATG CTTAATTGCCGACGTTATTGTGTTCAACTCTCAGTACAATCTTGAGTCTTTCCTGCGTGAAATTCCGCGCCACCTGAAGTTGCAGCCAGACCACCGTCCTGATTCCCACGCCATCACACAGCTCATCAGAGACAAGAGCCAG gtGGCGTATTTCCCAGTTAATATTGCTCACAAAACACGATGTCCTAAAGATGCCTTGGAGCCTTTACATATCATCTGGCCCCATCGAtg GGAACATGATAAGGACCCAGATACTATGTTCCAAGTTCTGTACCAGCTAGTCGAAGCAGGACTTAACTTCCGGCTCTCGGTGTTGGGCCAGTCGTACTCAGATAATCCCCCAATATTTGCAGAAGCACGGCAGCGTCTTGCAAACTACATTACACATTGGGGTTAtgctgaaaacaaagaaaa GTACTGGGAAGTCTTACATTCTGGTGATGTTGTGGTCTCAACTGCACACCATGAATTCTTTGGTGTAGCAATGCTAGAAGCTGTTGGAGCTGGTTGCTTCCCACTGTGCCCCAATAGATTAGTTTATCCTGAAATTTTCCCACAG GAATGTTTGTATAACACCACTCAGCAACTGCAGAAGAGTCTGGCCCAGTGGTGTTCTCGGCCACAACTTGTACGCTCGAAGAAGGTCAACTTGGACCTGAACACCTTCTCTTGGGCGACCCTGAAGCAACAGTACATTGATCTCCTTGCATGA